Proteins co-encoded in one Gossypium arboreum isolate Shixiya-1 chromosome 11, ASM2569848v2, whole genome shotgun sequence genomic window:
- the LOC128283878 gene encoding protein ABSCISIC ACID-INSENSITIVE 5-like has product MQVLAADAPSGSGELLIMNDLPVYKRGRNKIQEAIKEAEQKKRKNKIKNRISAAKSRARSQENTRFLEEKVEQLRNENALLKKLLSLETAAAERLPEEREVMQGKKAKQCLEPEEQHT; this is encoded by the exons ATGCAGGTTTTGGCTGCAGATGCACCATCAGGAAGTGGAGAGTTGCTCATAATGAATGATTTACCTGTTTACAAGAGAGGGAGGAACAAAATACAAGAAGCCATAAAAGAGGCTGAGCAAAAGAAGAGGAAGAATAAGATCAAAAATAGAATTTCTGCTGCAAAATCTCGAGCTAGGTCTCAG GAGAATACAAGATTTCTGGAAGAAAAAGTGGAGCAATTGAGAAATGAGAATGcacttttaaagaaattacttTCCCTG GAAACTGCAGCAGCTGAGAGACTCCCAGAG GAAAGAGAAGTGATGCAAGGGAAAAAGGCAAAACAGTGTTTAGAACCGGAAGAACAGCACACATAG